From the genome of Malus domestica chromosome 04, GDT2T_hap1, one region includes:
- the LOC139195065 gene encoding receptor-like protein 47: MANIYATEISMSTPTLQTIDLSGNQQLQDSLPELSGEIRKNMPCLDPKLNSDFNTSESLIYRILCEFFKVDFLESLLLFVARYIPQRDLSGLLPGSIGNLKHLERIDLFNCSFTGSIPKSMENLTQFVYLEMSSNLFNGAISSIQWENVINLAELHLAENLLEGSIPPSLFSLPLLQELLSLSSNNFSAFPFNGPQHLKNLTSIDPSYNSLQILYNGTNSSYSSFPQIGALNLASNKLTEIPGFLRNQSELSYLDLSKNHIQGEIPNWIWFKYLFSLNLSCNSLVTLEAPFNDPTMREIVLHSNQLQGEIPYTFGNVYYLDCSSNHFSRSIPANIGLFFWDIKFLSLSNNNLRGIIPESICNGVLDIINLSNNSLSGRIPQCLFTEMSLGVLNLRRNNLTITISNFEFSDSCELHTLDLGENRIKGEFPKSLANCTSLEVLNLGNNQIKDAFPCFLKKISTLRVLLLRSNKFYGGIACPKTNGTWPMLQVIDLAHKNLSGEIPRRSLTTWLAMRANADDFLGNARHLEFSGNNFNGPTVRGRNFRWGCFLADEHTAPLEVLIFVVLSKV, encoded by the exons atggctaacatttatgccaccgaaatttcaatgtctacaccTACACTGCAGACCATTGATTTATCAGGCAATCAACAGCTTCAGGATTCCTTACCAGAATTGAGCGGAGAAATCAGAAAAAATATgccttgcctt GATCCCAAGTTGAACTCAGATTTCAACACTTCTGAAAGCCTCATTTATAG GATTCTTTGCGAATTTTTCAAAGTTGACTTCCTTGAGTCTCTCCTATTGTTCGTTGCAAGGTACATTCCCCAAAGAGATCTTTCAG GGTTATTGCCGGGCTCTATTGGAAACCTCAAGCATTTAGAGAGAATTGATCTTTTCAATTGCAGTTTCACTGGATCAATTCCAAAATCAATGGAGAATCTAAcacaatttgtttatttggaaaTGTCCTCAAACCTGTTCAACGGTGCAATTAGTTCTATACAATGGGAAAACGTTATTAATCTAGCAGAGCTTCATTTGGCCGAAAATCTACTTGAAGGGAGTATTCCGCcgtctctcttttctcttcccTTGTTGCAAGAATTA CTCTCTTTGTCGTCAAACAATTTCAGTGCCTTTCCTTTCAACGGTCCTCAGCATCTGAAAAATCTGACCAGTATTGATCCTTCGTACAATAGCTTGCAAATTTTGTACAATGGTACCAATTCCTCATACTCCTCATTTCCTCAAATTGGTGCACTGAATTTGGCTTCTAACAAGTTGACAGAAATACCAGGTTTCCTGAGAAACCAATCCGAATTATCTTATTTAGACCTTTcgaaaaatcatattcaaggtgaGATACCCAATTGGATTTGGTTCAAATATCTTTTTTCCCTAAATCTTTCTTGTAACTCCCTGGTAACTCTTGAAGCTCCTTTCAATGATCCTACTATGAGGGAGATTGTCCTTCATTCAAACCAACTCCAAGGAGAAATCCCTTATACCTTCGGAAATGTTTATTACCTAGATTGCTCCAGCAATCATTTCTCTCGTAGTATTCCAGCTAACATAGGCCTTTTCTTTTGGGACATTAAGTTCTTATCTCTTTCAAACAATAACTTGCGTGGCATCATTCCAGAATCAATATGCAATGGAGTTCTTGACATTATTAATCTGTCCAATAATTCCTTGAGTGGCAGGATTCCTCAATGTTTGTTTACAGAAATGAGTTTGGGAGTACTTAATTTGAGGAGAAACAACCTCACTATAACTATTTCAAATTTTGAGTTTTCAGATTCATGTGAATTGCACACTTTAGACCTTGGGGAAAATCGGATTAAAGGTGAGTTTCCAAAATCTCTAGCCAACTGCACATCATTAGAGGTTTTAAACCTTGGAAACAATCAGATAAAAGATGCCTTTCCTTGTTTTTTGAAGAAGATATCCACTTTGCGTGTTCTTCTTTTGCGGTCCAACAAATTTTATGGAGGCATTGCATGTCCCAAAACCAATGGCACCTGGCCAATGCTTCAAGTCATAGACCTAGCTCACAAGAATTTGAGTGGTGAAATACCGAGAAGATCTTTGACAACATGGCTGGCAATGAGGGCTAATGCAGATGATTTCCTTGGCAATGCCAGACACCTAGAATTTTCAG GCAACAATTTCAATGGACCAActgttcgtggcaggaatttccgctggggatgtttcctggccgacgagcacacagctcccctggag gtccTTATCTTTGTGGttctgtcaaaggtctga
- the LOC103418939 gene encoding receptor-like protein 7: MKTLQSFVLLFFFIICDNITTGVYSQCVKDQQLSLLHLKKNLTFDDADDSVGYSPVLSKFISWNSSTDCCSWVGVSCGTNGRVVGLDISSQYISGGIDSSSSLFDLQHLQSLNLADNHFVDGSLIPSAIGKLTNLRYLNLSNNVYFGKNPIEISRLTRLEVLDISQRYNNGRRKPLESPKFSMLFQNLTELIELYLDGVDISVEKTHWCQAISSSLPNLRVLSLSRTNLSGPIDQSLAKLQSLSVIQLGGFGNNISGPIPGFFSNFSNLTVLNLDGNNISAPVPRFFANFSKLTTLSLCNCGLRGAVPKQIFQVPTLQTLDLSFNPELHGSLPEFPKNGSLQSLILSETSFSGLLHDSIGNLNMLSTLDLSKCNFTGSIPKSIGNLSKLVDLDASSNLFNGPISSIHWENLINLVHLHLDNNQLVGSIPSSLFSLPLLPDLVLSYNNFSGQLPENFNVSSSLVTFIDLSFNNLEGPVPVSIFNFQGLETLTLSSNNFSAFPFNGPHQLPKLTSIDLSHNSLLVLYKGSNSSYSSFPQIIDFSLASNKLRTFPVFLRNQTSLRSLDLSDNQVQGQLPNWIWKFDSLEYLNVSCNSLETLETPFLNSTSHVSVLDLHLNQLKGPISIVPPYAHYLDYSNNHFSSSIPISICNASDLLTLDLSNNTLSGEIPQCLAAMSTLRILNVRKNNIAGTITIPEKCDSLETLDLSQNQIRGQLPKSLAMCRRLRFLNLEENQITDTFPCLLKNVSTLSVLALRSNNFYGGIGCPVVKTNGTWPVLQIIDLAYNNFNGEVPGFSLTSWQAMKDNKDIGFPSTVSVFQGENLHGGGGEFFYEHAITITSKGLKSDLAKILTILTLIDFSCNNFSGPIPKEMGDLKSLYLLNLSSNAFTGEIPSSFGNMRQLESLDLSQNKLSGQIPQQLAKLNFLAFLNLSNNQLAGKIPAGTQISTFPRDSFTGNKELWGPPLTVDNKAGLSPPPTFNGSHPNSTNEIDWDLISIEIGFAFGFAVAVGSLVFFKRWSKWYYRTMYKILVKIFPQLEERIGPHRRHVHINQRWRR; the protein is encoded by the coding sequence agtGTACAGCCAGTGTGTCAAAGACCAGCAACTGTCATTGCTCCATTTGAAGAAAAACCTTACGTTTGATGATGCTGATGATTCAGTGGGATATTCTCCGGTTTTGTCCAAGTTTATATCGTGGAATTCAAGTACCGACTGTTGTTCTTGGGTCGGTGTTTCTTGCGGTACCAACGGGCGTGTTGTCGGTCTTGACATTAGCAGCCAATACATCTCGGGTGGCATTGACAGCTCCAGCAGTCTCTTCGATCTTCAGCATCTTCAAAGCCTCAACTTGGCCGATAACCATTTTGTTGACGGCTCTCTCATTCCATCTGCAATCGGAAAGCTGACAAACTTGAGGTATCTAAATTTATCAAATAACGTTTATTTCGGGAAAAATCCCATTGAGATTTCACGCTTGACAAGGTTGGAGGTTCTTGATATTTCTCAACGTTACAATAACGGGCGCCGCAAACCACTTGAAAGCCCGAAGTTCAGCATGCTCTTTCAGAACCTCACAGAGCTTATAGAGCTTTATCTTGACGGTGTAGATATATCAGTAGAGAAGACTCACTGGTGCCAAGCGATATCATCTTCACTGCCAAACCTAAGGGTGTTGAGCTTATCTCGAACTAATCTTTCGGGTCCTATCGATCAATCCCTCGCTAAGCTTCAGTCTCTATCAGTGATTCAATTGGGTGGTTTTGGCAACAACATCTCCGGTCCAATTCCAGGATTCTTTTCCAACTTTTCAAACCTAACGGTGTTGAACTTGGACGGAAACAATATCTCTGCTCCGGTTCCAAGATTCTTTGCCAATTTTTCAAAGTTGACTACCTTGAGTTTATGTAATTGTGGTTTACGTGGAGCAGTTCCAAAGCAGATTTTTCAGGTACCTACTCTACAAACTCTTGACCTCTCCTTTAATCCGGAACTTCATGGTTCTTTGCCAGAATTTCCCAAGAATGGATCTCTTCAATCCTTGATTTTAAGCGAGACAAGCTTTTCAGGGTTATTGCATGACTCTATTGGCAACCTCAACATGTTGTCCACACTAGACCTTTCCAAATGCAATTTCACTGGATCAATCCCAAAGTCAATCGGGAACCTATCTAAATTGGTTGATTTGGACGCGTCATCAAACCTGTTTAATGGTccaattagttctattcattgggAAAACCTTATTAATCTGGTACATCTCCATTTGGACAACAATCAACTGGTGGGGAGTATTCCGTCATCTCTGTTTTCTCTTCCCTTGTTGCCAGACTTGGTACTTTCCTATAATAATTTCTCTGGGCAACTCCCTGAAAATTTTAACGTCTCTTCTAGTTTAGTTACTTTCATTGATTTGAGTTTCAACAATTTAGAAGGACCAGTACCCGTGTCTATCTTTAATTTTCAAGGGCTTGAAACCCTCACTCTTTCTTCAAATAATTTCAGTGCCTTTCCTTTTAATGGTCCTCATCAGCTGCCAAAACTTACGAGCATTGATCTTTCACACAATAGCTTGCTGGTTTTATACAAGGGCAGCAATTCCTCATACTCTTCATTTCCTCAAATTATTGATTTCAGTTTGGCTTCTAACAAGTTGAGAACATTCCCAGTTTTCTTGAGAAATCAAACTAGTTTACGAAGTTTGGACCTTTCGGATAACCAAGTTCAAGGCCAACTACCCAATTGGATTTGGAAGTTTGATTCTCTCGAATACCTAAATGTTTCATGTAACTCTTTAGAAACTCTAGAAACTCCTTTCCTCAACTCCACATCTCATGTATCTGTGCTTGACCTTCATTTGAACCAGCTTAAGGGGCCAATTTCAATTGTTCCACCATATGCCCATTATCTGGATTACTCAAACAATCATTTCAGTTCTAGTATTCCAATCTCAATATGCAATGCAAGTGATCTTCTCACTCTTGATTTGTCCAATAATACTCTGAGTGGCGAGATTCCCCAATGCTTGGCTGCAATGAGTACACTCAGGATACTTAATGTGAGGAAAAACAACATTGCTGGAACTATTACTATTCCTGAAAAATGTGACTCATTAGAAACTCTAGACCTCAGCCAAAATCAGATCAGAGGTCAGTTACCAAAGTCTCTAGCCATGTGCAGAAGGTTAAGATTTTTAAACCTTGAAGAGAATCAGATAACAGACACCTTCCCATGCTTGTTGAAGAACGTCTCCACCTTGAGCGTTCTTGCTTTGCGGTCCAACAATTTCTATGGAGGCATTGGATGTCCAGTAGTGAAGACCAATGGCACCTGGCCCGTTCTTCAAATCATAGACTTAGCATACAACAATTTCAATGGTGAAGTACCGGGATTCTCTCTGACATCATGGCAAGCAATGAAAGATAACAAAGATATTGGTTTCCCGTCGACAGTCAGTGTTTTTCAAGGTGAAAACCTTCATGGAGGAGGGGGTGAATTTTTTTATGAGCATGCTATAACGATTACAAGCAAAGGTTTAAAGAGTGATCTGGCAAAGATTCTTACTATCTTGACCTTGATTGACTTCTCATGCAACAATTTCAGTGGGCCAATACCCAAGGAAATGGGAGATTTGAAATCACTATATTTGCTCAACTTGTCGAGTAACGCTTTCACAGGTGAAATCCCATCATCATTTGGTAACATGCGACAACTCGAGTCTTTGGACCTGTCACAAAACAAGCTGAGCGGGCAAATCCCACAACAACTGGCAAAGCTTAATTTCCTTGCATTCTTGAATCTTTCAAATAATCAACTTGCCGGCAAGATCCCAGCTGGTACTCAAATTTCAACATTTCCAAGAGACTCATTTACAGGGAACAAAGAGTTATGGGGGCCTCCATTGACGGTAGATAACAAGGCAGGACTGTCACCACCACCAACATTTAACGGAAGCCATCCAAATTCTACAAATGAGATTGATTGGGATCTTATTAGTATCGAAATTGGATTTGCATTTGGCTTTGCAGTTGCTGTTGGGTCACTTGTGTTCTTCAAAAGATGGAGTAAATGGTATTACAGGACTATGTATAAAATCCTTGTGAAGATATTCCCTCAACTTGAAGAAAGAATTGGTCCTCATCGAAGACATGTTCACATAAATCAGAGGTGGAGACGTTGA